A single region of the Zonotrichia leucophrys gambelii isolate GWCS_2022_RI chromosome 9, RI_Zleu_2.0, whole genome shotgun sequence genome encodes:
- the PFN2 gene encoding profilin-2 isoform X1, with the protein MAGWQSYVDNLMCDGCCQEAAIVGYCDAKYVWAATAGGIFQSITPGEIDMVVGKDREGFFTNGLTLGAKKCSVIRDSLYVDGDCTMDIRTKSQGGEPTYNVAVGRAGRVLVFVMGKEGVHGGGLNKKAYSMAKYLRDSGF; encoded by the exons ATGGCCGGCTGGCAGAGCTACGTGGACAACCTGATGTGCGatggctgctgccaggaggcCGCCATTGTGGGCTACTGCGACGCCAAGTACGTCTGGGCAGCCACGGCCGGCGGCATCTTCCAGAGCATCACG CCAGGAGAAATAGATATGGTTGTAGGAAAAGACCGAGAGGGTTTCTTCACCAATGGTCTGACCCTTGGTGCAAAGAAGTGCTCTGTGATCAGAGATAGCCTGTATGTCGATGGTGACTGCACAATGGACATCAGGACAAAGAGTCAAGGTGGTGAGCCGACATATAATGTTGCTGTAGGCAGAGCTGGACGAG tctTGGTCTTTGTAATGGGCAAAGAAGGGGTCCATGGAGGCGGATTGAATAAGAAGGCATACTCAATGGCAAAATACTTGAGAGACTCTGGGTTCTAG
- the PFN2 gene encoding profilin-2 isoform X2, whose amino-acid sequence MAGWQSYVDNLMCDGCCQEAAIVGYCDAKYVWAATAGGIFQSITPGEIDMVVGKDREGFFTNGLTLGAKKCSVIRDSLYVDGDCTMDIRTKSQGGEPTYNVAVGRAGRALVIVMGKEGVHGGTLNKKAYELALYLRRSDV is encoded by the exons ATGGCCGGCTGGCAGAGCTACGTGGACAACCTGATGTGCGatggctgctgccaggaggcCGCCATTGTGGGCTACTGCGACGCCAAGTACGTCTGGGCAGCCACGGCCGGCGGCATCTTCCAGAGCATCACG CCAGGAGAAATAGATATGGTTGTAGGAAAAGACCGAGAGGGTTTCTTCACCAATGGTCTGACCCTTGGTGCAAAGAAGTGCTCTGTGATCAGAGATAGCCTGTATGTCGATGGTGACTGCACAATGGACATCAGGACAAAGAGTCAAGGTGGTGAGCCGACATATAATGTTGCTGTAGGCAGAGCTGGACGAG CATTGGTTATAGTCATGGGAAAGGAAGGTGTCCATGGTGGGACACTCAACAAGAAAGCATATGAACTGGCTTTATACCTGAGGAGGTCTGATGTCTGA